AAGCAGTCTTAGATTTGACTAAGTTGGAAATTGGGCCCAATTTGGATTCGACCTTGTCCAAGTATGGCTTTGACTTTTCACAGGCCAATTGGGAGAATTCTTGGGTCTTTTGCTTAGAGATTTCTACACCTTGAGCGACAGTAGCATCAATTTCATGTTTGTAAGAATGGTAGATAACTGGCAAagtgaaagtgaaaatatCACCGACGAATACGATGGTCCAGATAGAAAACCAGGAGAAAAACTTGTGTAGAAGGAATAGAGCAACAGCAGTCTTGAAAGTGTGCTTAGGGACTTGAGCAAATACAGTTTTTCTTATGTGAGCTTGGAAAATTGGTAATTGCTTCAAAGCCTCATCAATGCGAGGCTTAATAAAGCCGACAATGTTGGGACAATCCTTGGCGCCATACTTAGTGATTAGACCTTGTCCCAAAAACAGCTTGGATACGAATTCAATGGATCCCGTTGTGAATAAGATAGTGTAAGCAAccttcaaaaagaaagtgatcaggttaacttttttcaaaattaacaaGGCCAATAGGGACCCACCGAAATATTTACCGGTTTGGATAGGGTTCCTCCATAATAGCAAATCG
The Saccharomyces mikatae IFO 1815 strain IFO1815 genome assembly, chromosome: 4 genome window above contains:
- the RTN1 gene encoding Rtn1p (similar to Saccharomyces cerevisiae RTN2 (YDL204W) and RTN1 (YDR233C); ancestral locus Anc_8.454), translated to MSTPAQHTPAQQQQEKSCNCDLLLWRNPIQTGKYFGGSLLALLILKKVNLITFFLKVAYTILFTTGSIEFVSKLFLGQGLITKYGAKDCPNIVGFIKPRIDEALKQLPIFQAHIRKTVFAQVPKHTFKTAVALFLLHKFFSWFSIWTIVFVGDIFTFTLPVIYHSYKHEIDATVAQGVEISKQKTQEFSQLACEKSKPYLDKVESKLGPISNLVKSKTASVSSTAGPEVASTTKLAADVPLEPETKAYTSSAQVMPEVPQHVPSTTQEFNVDELSNELKKSTKNLQDELEKNNA